In a single window of the Penaeus monodon isolate SGIC_2016 chromosome 3, NSTDA_Pmon_1, whole genome shotgun sequence genome:
- the LOC119592886 gene encoding ADP-ribosylation factor-like protein 4C, translating to MDSWSRKRAGVARAVEGVVKRRKHIVLVGLDGSGKTTVLTRLKYRCYVATTPTIGFNHEKVWGGGYRWSCWDVGGGERLRPLWSSYTRATDGIVFVVDSASMGDMMEEARVELARVLKKSRASSVQLGMPSPPLLVLANFQDQIHARTAQEVAMSLGLGEAHGVVWAVAPVCALTGEGLDDAMATLRTLIDKVRQDARRRDRWR from the exons ATGGATTCCTGGTCGAGAAAAAGGGCAGGAGTGGCTCGTGCTGTGGAAGGCGTGGTGAAGCGGCGGAAACACATCGTCCTCGTGGGTCTCGACGGCTCAGGCAAGACCACAGTGCTCACACGCCTCAAGTACCGTTGCTACGTGGCCACCACACCTACTATAGGCTTCAACCACGAGAAA gtCTGGGGCGGCGGTTACCGGTGGTCGTGCTGGGACGTGGGCGGCGGCGAGCGACTCCGGCCGCTGTGGTCGTCCTACACCCGCGCCACCGACGGGATCGTCTTCGTGGTGGATTCGGCTTCCATGGGCGACATGATGGAGGAGGCGAGGGTCGAGCTGGCGAGAGTCCTCAAG AAGTCGCGGGCGTCGTCAGTACAGCTAGGCATGCCTTCCCCGCCTCTTCTGGTGCTGGCGAACTTCCag GACCAGATTCACGCCCGCACAGCCCAAGAGGTGGCCATGAGTCTGGGTCTGGGCGAGGCGCACGGCGTGGTGTGGGCGGTGGCGCCCGTGTGCGCGCTCACGGGCGAGGGCTTGGACGACGCCATGGCCACCCTCAGAACCTTGATCGACAAGGTCCGCCAAGATGCCCGTCGGAGGGACAGGTGGCGCTGA